A window from Nothobranchius furzeri strain GRZ-AD chromosome 17, NfurGRZ-RIMD1, whole genome shotgun sequence encodes these proteins:
- the mrps27 gene encoding small ribosomal subunit protein mS27, with the protein MAASVFNRCVKAALKVKRVSPSLTAKRWLLSPAYTDTKLWEAREKDPQNLAVLADLMDRTYDRNLPVSSLTISRFVDNISSKEEVDQAEYYLYKFRHSPNCWYLRDWTIHGWIRQCLKYGSREKALHTLKNKVQYGIFPDDFTFNLLLDSYIKDGDFKSACSVVEEVMLQEAFDLSSTQILSLYALGNFFSTRPQLTVSEERSLGASLLVCGQAQSNTVGLSAQLLGNALLGKVEMLKGIHAVFKGMPLSWNRGYVRRALAVMERVSAAPGDIMLSEDTLDYVNDLLQELSSTPETDESGGESGAEENKEQEVVDEDDEAEKDNLPHYVSRFKELRSQLETLSKVESAPFQTLVTTVAQQNLAEAEKLDLEQYEGRIRVWEAEKRQLIQREKELREKAEQERRERLEAKAAAQQA; encoded by the exons ATGGCGGCCTCCGTGTTTAATCGATGTGTAAAAGCAGCCTTGAAAGTTAAACGTGTATCTCCGTCTCTTACAG CCAAACGATGGTTGCTGTCTCCAGCTTACACAGACACCAAACTGTGGGAGGCGCGAGAAAAAGACCCACAGAATCTGG CTGTTCTAGCCGATCTGATGGACCGAACGTACGACAGGAACCTTCCGGTCAGCTCGCTGACCATTTCACGG ttTGTTGACAACATATCATCTAAGGAGGAAGTGGACCAAGCGGAGTATTACCTGTATAA GTTTCGTCATAGTCCGAACTGTTGGTACTTGCGAGATTGGACCATTCACGGTTGGATCAGACAGTGTCTGAAATATGGAAGCCGAGAAAAGGCCCTGCACACTCTTAAGAACAAG GTCCAGTATGGAATATTCCCTGATGACTTCACCTTCAACCTGCTGTTGGATTCTTACATCAAGGATGGAGACTTTAAAA GTGCGTGCTCTGTGGTTGAGGAGGTGATGCTTCAGGAGGCCTTTGACCTTTCCTCCACACAAATCCTGTCTCTGTACGCTCTGGGGAATTTCTTCTCCACCCGACCACAACTCACT gtgtcAGAGGAGCGGAGCTTGGGGGCATCGCTGCTCGTCTGTGGACAAGCGCAGAGCAACACGGTCGGCCTCAGCGCCCAGCTGTTGGGAAACGCTCTCCTCG GAAAGGTGGAGATGCtaaagggcatccatgctgttttTAAGgggatgcctctctcctggaaccgaGGGTATGTGAGACGAGCTCTGGCTGTGATGGAGAGAGTTTCTGCTGCTCCTGGTGACATCATGCTGTCCGAAGACACC CTGGATTACGTAAACGACCTGCTGCAGGAGCTGTCCTCGACCCCGGAGACGGATGAGTCCGGAGGGGAGTCGGGCGCGGAGGAAAACAAGGAACAGGAAGTtgtggatgaagatgatgaagctgAGAAGGATAACCTCCCTCACTACGTCAGCagatttaag GAGCTGAGGAGCCAGCTGGAGACTCTGAGTAAAGTCGAGTCTGCCCCCTTCCAGACTTTAGTGACCACGGTGGCCCAGCAGAACCTGGCTGAAGCGGAAAAGCTGGACCTGGAGCAGTACGAGGGCCGGATTCGGGTCTGGGAGGCTGAAAAGAGGCAGCTGATTCAGAGGGAGAAGGAGTTGAGGGAGAAGGCTGAGCAGGAACGACGGGAGCGGTTAGAGGCCAAGGCTGCAGCTCAGCAAGCTTAG